Proteins encoded together in one Pseudoalteromonas xiamenensis window:
- the dapF gene encoding diaminopimelate epimerase yields MLINFSKMHGLGNDFMVVDNVTQNVFLSRDQIKRLADRNFGVGFDQLLLVEPPYSPEIDFHYRIFNADGNEVEQCGNGARCFARFVRMKGLTNKHKVSVSTKGGNITLFTEKDGQVTVNMGHPQFDPQHIPMKAGKRENTYIFRLPEQTVFLSSVSMGNPHAVLIVDDVENAPVHELGPTLELHERFPARANVGFMQVINAEHIRLRVWERGAGETLACGTGACAAAVVGMLQGKLESTVRVDLPGGSLQIRWLGEGHPVKMTGPAEHVYDGQVAV; encoded by the coding sequence ATGTTAATTAATTTTTCTAAAATGCATGGTTTGGGCAACGACTTTATGGTCGTCGATAACGTCACCCAAAATGTATTTTTATCGCGTGACCAGATTAAGCGCTTGGCAGATCGCAATTTCGGGGTTGGGTTTGACCAACTGTTGCTTGTTGAACCTCCTTATTCACCTGAAATCGATTTTCATTACCGAATTTTCAATGCCGATGGTAATGAAGTTGAGCAATGCGGCAATGGAGCGCGTTGTTTTGCACGCTTTGTGCGAATGAAAGGCCTGACGAATAAACACAAAGTGTCGGTCTCCACAAAAGGTGGCAACATCACCCTATTTACCGAAAAAGATGGCCAAGTTACAGTTAATATGGGGCATCCACAATTCGACCCACAGCACATTCCGATGAAAGCGGGCAAACGTGAGAACACCTATATTTTCAGGCTACCAGAGCAAACTGTTTTCCTCAGTTCGGTTTCAATGGGTAATCCACATGCGGTATTGATTGTGGATGACGTAGAAAACGCGCCTGTACACGAACTTGGCCCAACGCTTGAATTGCACGAACGTTTTCCTGCCCGTGCAAACGTAGGTTTTATGCAAGTTATTAACGCAGAACACATTCGACTGCGTGTGTGGGAGCGCGGTGCGGGCGAGACACTTGCGTGCGGAACGGGGGCTTGCGCGGCTGCGGTAGTGGGCATGCTGCAAGGAAAATTAGAAAGCACTGTGCGTGTTGATTTACCTGGTGGCAGCTTACAGATCCGCTGGCTTGGTGAAGGGCATCCGGTAAAAATGACCGGTCCTGCGGAACACGTTTACGATGGACAAGTTGCGGTATGA
- a CDS encoding DUF6482 family protein: MAGIAFSELVHHQPLQKVVVHSRDLALYQVSVLINHVEYFVKEANGEFLKALNPLEVQKRFDGLNYLTMVLRHESAYDEMIGQPVRKEQNVLEVSFGQNHLY, translated from the coding sequence ATGGCTGGAATCGCGTTTTCCGAATTAGTTCATCATCAACCTTTACAAAAGGTCGTCGTGCATTCTCGTGATTTGGCACTATATCAAGTCAGTGTGTTGATCAATCACGTTGAATATTTTGTTAAAGAAGCCAATGGAGAATTTCTAAAAGCATTGAATCCACTTGAAGTTCAAAAGCGATTTGATGGGTTAAATTATTTAACGATGGTGCTTAGGCACGAAAGCGCGTATGACGAAATGATAGGACAACCCGTACGAAAAGAGCAAAATGTGCTGGAAGTGTCATTTGGGCAAAATCATTTATATTGA
- the xerC gene encoding tyrosine recombinase XerC: MNHTVELTEQWTAPIAAFIQYVQYERQYSNHTLTQYQLQLNQAAAYFHTLCSGWHSVTPELVRRYSMSLRAKQLNPRSINVKLSCIRSLYKFLQRRQDDISNPAQGLKGPKFQKPLPKNLDVDQMAQLLEIQEEDELALRDKAMMELMYSSGLRISELVNVNVHDIRDGEIRVVGKGSKERVVPVGRKALEAIQAWMPIREHFIHPGELALFVSKRKTRISVRHVRARMKTWGIRQGISTPIHPHKLRHSFASHVLESSGDLRAVQEMLGHSSLSATQVYTHVDFQHLAKVYDKAHPRAKKQKNES, encoded by the coding sequence ATGAACCACACTGTCGAACTTACGGAACAATGGACTGCACCAATCGCCGCATTTATCCAATATGTTCAATACGAACGTCAGTACTCAAATCACACCCTCACACAATATCAACTCCAACTAAACCAAGCTGCAGCCTATTTTCATACGTTGTGCTCAGGGTGGCATAGCGTGACGCCGGAATTGGTGCGTCGATATAGCATGTCTTTGCGCGCGAAACAGCTAAATCCTCGTTCGATTAACGTCAAACTGAGTTGTATTCGCTCGTTGTATAAGTTTTTACAACGTCGCCAAGACGACATCAGTAACCCTGCTCAGGGTCTGAAGGGCCCAAAATTCCAAAAACCGTTACCAAAGAACTTAGACGTTGATCAAATGGCACAACTCCTCGAAATTCAAGAAGAGGACGAGTTAGCGCTTCGCGATAAAGCGATGATGGAGCTAATGTATTCTAGCGGTTTACGGATAAGCGAGTTGGTCAATGTGAATGTCCATGATATTCGTGATGGGGAAATTCGCGTTGTAGGTAAAGGCAGCAAAGAGCGTGTCGTACCTGTAGGCCGAAAAGCCCTTGAAGCAATTCAAGCTTGGATGCCGATTCGAGAGCATTTTATTCACCCTGGCGAGCTGGCACTGTTTGTCAGTAAACGAAAAACGCGTATTTCCGTTCGTCATGTTCGTGCCCGTATGAAAACTTGGGGGATCCGCCAAGGGATCAGTACCCCCATCCATCCACATAAACTTCGCCACTCTTTTGCAAGTCATGTCTTGGAATCAAGCGGAGATTTACGGGCAGTTCAAGAAATGCTTGGCCACAGCAGTTTATCTGCGACCCAAGTGTATACACACGTTGATTTTCAGCACTTAGCCAAAGTGTATGACAAAGCCCATCCGCGGGCGAAAAAACAAAAGAACGAGTCTTAA
- a CDS encoding carbon-nitrogen hydrolase family protein, producing the protein MPHEKARLTLCNLKQEDYPKIKGLMDEAYPDLGGAWPSHTIYRLIEQFPEGQIGILDNEVLVGLALSVQVDYKRFADPHTYEDIVDAQNRIFSDQKGDALYGLDVVIARSHRGMRLGRRLYDARKELCRQYNLRAILAGGRIPRYREYSDKMAPMEYIERVDKKEIYDPILSFQLANDFQVKRLLKQYLPEDANSDGYATLLEWNNILFENTQTVIDSRKSIVRVGAVQWQMRSVNSVADMIQQVEYFVDTVSDYQSDFILFPEFFNAPLMGLTEHRNQTEAIRYLAEYTEQFRDEMSRLAIEYNANIVTGSMPLLEGSALYNVSYLCHRDGRINEQRKIHITPHESYDWVIQGGDKIEVFETDAGRVGIQICYDVEFPELSRIMAEKGLEILFVPFWTDTKNSYLRVRHCAHARAIENECYVVIAGSVGNLPVVESLDVQYAQSAVLTPSDFAFPHDAALNEATPNTEMLLFSDLDLDKLKLLHSEGTVRNLKDRRLDLYAVQYKQ; encoded by the coding sequence ATGCCACACGAAAAAGCACGATTAACACTTTGCAATTTGAAGCAAGAAGATTACCCAAAAATTAAGGGGCTTATGGATGAAGCCTACCCAGATTTAGGTGGCGCTTGGCCATCACACACCATCTATCGATTAATCGAGCAATTTCCCGAGGGGCAAATTGGCATACTGGATAACGAGGTTTTAGTCGGACTCGCACTCAGTGTACAAGTGGATTACAAACGATTTGCCGATCCTCATACCTATGAAGACATTGTTGACGCTCAAAATCGTATTTTCAGTGACCAAAAAGGTGATGCGCTTTATGGTCTGGACGTCGTGATAGCTCGGAGTCATCGAGGGATGCGACTTGGACGACGTCTTTATGATGCACGCAAAGAACTCTGCAGACAGTACAATTTACGCGCCATTCTAGCTGGTGGACGGATCCCTCGCTATCGTGAATACAGCGATAAAATGGCCCCGATGGAATACATTGAACGTGTCGATAAAAAAGAGATTTACGACCCTATTTTGAGTTTCCAACTCGCGAACGATTTCCAAGTTAAGCGATTACTAAAACAATATTTGCCTGAAGATGCGAATTCAGATGGATATGCCACCTTATTAGAATGGAACAATATTCTATTCGAGAATACGCAAACGGTTATTGATAGCCGCAAATCCATTGTACGCGTTGGTGCAGTACAGTGGCAGATGCGAAGCGTCAATTCCGTGGCCGACATGATCCAGCAAGTTGAGTATTTTGTGGATACTGTGTCGGATTACCAGAGTGACTTTATTCTCTTTCCTGAATTCTTCAATGCGCCATTAATGGGGTTAACGGAACATCGCAATCAGACCGAAGCGATTCGTTATTTAGCGGAGTACACAGAACAGTTTCGTGATGAGATGTCGCGTTTAGCCATTGAATACAATGCCAATATCGTTACCGGTTCGATGCCCTTGTTAGAAGGCAGTGCGCTCTACAACGTAAGTTATTTATGTCATCGCGACGGACGAATTAACGAGCAACGTAAAATTCACATCACACCGCATGAATCGTATGACTGGGTGATTCAAGGCGGGGATAAAATTGAGGTATTTGAAACCGACGCAGGGCGTGTGGGCATTCAGATTTGCTACGATGTTGAATTTCCAGAATTGTCGCGGATCATGGCTGAGAAAGGCTTGGAAATATTATTCGTTCCATTTTGGACAGATACGAAAAACAGCTACTTGCGAGTACGCCATTGCGCCCACGCTCGAGCAATTGAGAACGAATGTTACGTGGTTATCGCAGGCAGTGTCGGTAATTTACCGGTTGTCGAAAGTCTAGATGTGCAATACGCACAATCTGCCGTGCTGACGCCTTCGGATTTTGCGTTTCCCCATGATGCGGCGTTGAATGAAGCCACACCAAATACGGAAATGTTGCTGTTCAGTGATTTGGATTTAGACAAGTTAAAGCTCTTACACAGTGAAGGAACGGTTCGAAATTTAAAAGACCGTCGATTGGACTTGTACGCCGTGCAGTATAAACAATAG
- a CDS encoding MAPEG family protein: MTTLIYCAFAMMLLPYLAKIPVAIYQQKAGGYDNHLPRQQQASLTGLGARALAAHQNTFEAAIMFAIAFAVAVATQNTGGTIQGLFIGFIVLRVLYCVLYWLDVSTLRSIVWGLALGCLLVVVGLSL; encoded by the coding sequence ATGACGACATTAATTTATTGTGCGTTTGCAATGATGTTACTACCGTATTTAGCAAAAATTCCGGTCGCAATTTATCAGCAAAAGGCGGGTGGCTATGACAATCATTTACCTAGACAGCAACAGGCCTCGTTAACGGGTTTGGGGGCGAGAGCATTGGCCGCACATCAGAATACGTTCGAAGCTGCCATCATGTTTGCAATCGCATTTGCGGTTGCCGTAGCAACTCAAAATACCGGTGGCACAATACAAGGGTTATTTATCGGCTTTATCGTGCTGCGCGTGTTGTACTGTGTACTTTATTGGTTAGACGTTTCCACACTGCGCTCGATAGTGTGGGGTTTGGCGCTTGGCTGTCTGCTGGTCGTTGTCGGTCTTAGTCTGTAA
- a CDS encoding BlaI/MecI/CopY family transcriptional regulator, which translates to MIELSKAEFAVMDALWQGFPAKAADIIDRLSNQTEWHEKTIKTLLGRLVKKEAITFDKDGREYVYMPLIAKDEYTLKVSKSFLDHFFNGRLTALISGFAKQKDLSAEDINELKKIIQDWEQERGE; encoded by the coding sequence ATGATCGAACTTTCTAAAGCCGAATTTGCGGTTATGGATGCACTTTGGCAGGGATTTCCTGCAAAAGCGGCGGATATCATAGACCGGTTAAGCAACCAAACCGAGTGGCATGAAAAGACCATCAAAACGTTACTAGGCCGACTTGTCAAAAAAGAAGCCATCACGTTTGATAAAGACGGCAGAGAATACGTATATATGCCGCTCATCGCGAAAGACGAATACACCCTCAAAGTCAGCAAAAGCTTCTTAGATCATTTCTTTAATGGTCGTTTAACGGCGCTCATCAGTGGTTTTGCAAAACAAAAAGATCTTAGCGCCGAAGACATCAATGAGCTCAAAAAAATCATTCAGGATTGGGAACAAGAGCGAGGCGAATAA
- a CDS encoding HAD-IA family hydrolase, whose protein sequence is MRFNRAIGKIQALSFDLDDTLYDNRPIIKAAIRAMLDYVEQFPEWQEQGEHFWRDCRRAALDKDDSLEGDVTRWRHVALQYAFTELGFPEEDAVRHATGAFNAFMTARCNITVSEDVLILLNKLRQKYPLVAITNGNVDVEQFNLKGYFDFVLQAGRDGTAKPAKAMYLTACSRLNIEPNELLHIGDSLDSDVQGARQAGCASLWLENQFAPYSFKGLADLEIQDIRQLALFL, encoded by the coding sequence ATGCGATTTAACCGCGCCATCGGCAAAATACAAGCGCTCAGCTTTGACCTTGATGATACCTTGTACGACAACCGCCCTATTATCAAAGCAGCTATTCGGGCCATGCTCGATTACGTCGAACAGTTTCCTGAATGGCAGGAGCAAGGTGAACATTTTTGGCGTGACTGCCGCCGCGCGGCACTTGATAAAGATGACTCATTAGAAGGAGATGTCACCCGTTGGCGACACGTCGCTTTACAGTACGCCTTCACCGAATTGGGGTTTCCCGAAGAAGATGCTGTACGCCATGCTACGGGGGCTTTCAATGCGTTTATGACTGCGCGCTGCAATATTACGGTAAGTGAAGATGTACTGATTTTACTTAACAAACTTCGCCAGAAATATCCTCTTGTTGCTATCACTAATGGTAACGTCGACGTCGAACAATTTAATCTAAAAGGTTATTTCGATTTTGTTCTGCAAGCAGGTCGTGATGGAACAGCAAAACCTGCCAAAGCGATGTATTTAACGGCCTGTTCGCGTTTAAATATCGAGCCAAATGAGTTATTGCATATTGGTGACAGTTTAGATAGTGACGTGCAAGGTGCGAGACAAGCCGGTTGTGCCAGCCTATGGTTAGAAAATCAATTTGCTCCTTACTCCTTTAAAGGACTGGCAGATCTTGAAATTCAAGATATCCGTCAATTAGCCTTGTTCCTTTAA
- a CDS encoding DMT family transporter, with product MTWVFFTFLAAFSQAWRNALQSKLSKHTSVAGVTLARFLFAGPLAVAYLILLYHVDKAPILEPNTRFMTYVLCASIMQIIATGLMVVLFKQNNYAIGAGLAKSEAIVAAILGLLFFGSSLSILGWLGVAIGAIAVLMLSGFTFKTWNAKTAVIGLACGTAFALTSLWVREASIATGLPFPYSAAWVLVTVIGLQTLFLSVYLTCFEKQTWRQLWAHQKLTILISFASCVGSIGWFSAMSLEHVAYVKTLGQIEVFFMLLISAWWLKEPTKRQDSLGLVLIATAAVLVMLT from the coding sequence ATGACTTGGGTTTTCTTTACATTCCTTGCCGCATTTTCACAAGCGTGGCGTAATGCATTACAAAGCAAGCTGAGCAAACACACGTCCGTTGCCGGTGTCACGTTAGCTCGTTTCTTATTTGCAGGTCCACTCGCCGTCGCGTATTTGATTTTGCTTTATCACGTAGACAAAGCGCCAATACTCGAACCAAACACACGTTTTATGACCTACGTCTTATGCGCTAGCATCATGCAAATCATCGCCACGGGACTTATGGTGGTTTTGTTCAAACAGAATAATTACGCCATTGGTGCAGGCCTAGCCAAAAGTGAAGCCATTGTCGCAGCAATACTCGGTTTACTGTTTTTTGGCTCAAGTCTTTCGATACTCGGTTGGCTCGGGGTCGCTATCGGTGCAATAGCGGTTTTAATGTTAAGTGGATTTACCTTTAAAACATGGAATGCAAAGACGGCGGTCATCGGCCTCGCGTGTGGAACAGCGTTTGCGCTCACTTCACTGTGGGTACGAGAAGCGAGTATTGCGACTGGATTGCCGTTTCCTTACAGTGCAGCTTGGGTGCTGGTAACGGTTATTGGGTTGCAAACTCTTTTTCTCAGTGTTTATCTCACGTGTTTTGAAAAACAGACTTGGCGGCAACTTTGGGCACACCAGAAATTAACGATACTCATCAGTTTTGCTAGCTGTGTGGGGTCTATTGGGTGGTTCAGCGCCATGAGCCTAGAACACGTCGCTTACGTTAAAACGCTCGGTCAAATTGAAGTCTTTTTCATGCTGTTGATAAGCGCTTGGTGGCTTAAAGAGCCCACCAAACGCCAAGATTCTTTAGGTCTTGTACTTATTGCTACCGCCGCTGTCTTAGTCATGCTGACCTGA
- a CDS encoding TonB family protein: protein MLTWLLSQQLWLCTVLVVLSVCERFLLPYLGARFILRLWWALPLGLLYDYVPNDMKPTFTTDLGHFSVTAQALPSTAWSFSFDVIYLIVSVLLFGLCFAQHYGFAKQLHPYKDGDNRLRSTEVSAPLIMGLFPATLVLPADFEKQFTLNQQAMILAHENTHLRRYDNQFSALFLCLACLNWFNPLVWIGFASFRRIQELACDEVVLANQPTSVRLDYGRALMHSLALSQRIPKVFSQYGDKEMMQQRLNNLRDTRRINNVLQAVLAAGLVASLSVYAGNSDSQSNTKMESNKHLVQPVMRIEPRYPKAAVDQKIEGYVQLQFKIDEKGRTHSIQVLHGEPQGLFDTASIDALKQWTYTNNPKPNELFTVQLDYLLGHDSVSKNKQEAMEQITVGQ, encoded by the coding sequence ATGCTAACTTGGCTTTTATCACAGCAGCTATGGCTCTGCACTGTGTTGGTGGTTTTGAGTGTGTGTGAGCGTTTTCTGCTGCCTTACTTAGGTGCACGGTTCATCTTACGGTTGTGGTGGGCATTGCCATTGGGATTGCTTTATGACTATGTACCGAATGACATGAAACCCACGTTTACGACAGATTTAGGGCATTTTAGCGTTACTGCGCAGGCGCTACCGAGCACCGCTTGGAGCTTTAGTTTCGATGTAATTTATCTGATTGTCAGCGTATTGTTGTTTGGTCTTTGTTTTGCTCAACATTATGGTTTTGCAAAGCAACTTCATCCCTACAAAGACGGCGATAATCGCCTGCGTTCAACGGAAGTTTCAGCCCCGCTCATTATGGGTCTTTTCCCTGCCACTCTTGTATTACCCGCTGATTTCGAAAAACAATTTACGCTGAACCAGCAAGCCATGATACTCGCGCATGAAAACACGCATCTGCGCCGCTATGACAATCAGTTTAGCGCCTTATTTTTATGTTTAGCGTGTCTTAATTGGTTTAACCCCCTTGTTTGGATTGGGTTTGCCAGTTTCAGACGCATTCAGGAGTTGGCGTGTGATGAAGTCGTACTCGCCAACCAACCCACCTCGGTTCGCCTTGATTATGGAAGAGCGTTGATGCATAGCTTAGCTCTCTCACAGCGTATTCCGAAGGTATTTAGCCAATACGGAGATAAAGAAATGATGCAACAACGACTTAATAACCTGCGAGATACACGCCGTATCAACAATGTGCTTCAAGCCGTGCTTGCTGCGGGTTTGGTAGCCTCTCTCAGTGTTTATGCTGGCAATAGTGATTCACAATCAAATACAAAAATGGAAAGCAACAAGCACCTTGTTCAACCCGTGATGCGCATCGAGCCGCGATACCCAAAAGCAGCGGTTGATCAAAAGATTGAAGGTTATGTACAGCTCCAATTTAAAATCGATGAGAAGGGTCGCACTCATAGTATTCAAGTCTTGCACGGCGAACCACAAGGTCTGTTCGACACGGCAAGCATAGACGCATTAAAGCAATGGACCTACACCAACAATCCGAAGCCAAATGAGTTATTTACCGTACAATTGGATTATTTGCTTGGTCATGACTCAGTGTCTAAAAATAAGCAGGAAGCAATGGAGCAGATCACTGTCGGCCAATGA
- a CDS encoding pseudouridine synthase produces the protein MTEPMRLAKYLSHCGICSRKQASRLIDAGVVEVNGRPANHIDHVLPSDVILVNGEPVKGICEKQLFAFHKPIGMDCKINANDPTSIIHALPSETRLYPIGRLDKDSRGLILITNDGDLCHRLNHPEHHVEKEYHVTVDKPLDMDFCHKMATGIPIDNQITWPCEVSLLSETQFCIVLKQGLNRQIRKMAKYCGYRVIDLQRVRIDSLQLDPLILPEGAIQPLNIHLFDH, from the coding sequence TTGACTGAACCCATGCGTCTTGCAAAATATTTAAGCCATTGCGGCATTTGCTCTCGAAAGCAAGCTTCTCGATTGATTGATGCAGGGGTCGTCGAAGTCAATGGGCGTCCTGCAAACCACATTGATCATGTGCTGCCCAGTGATGTCATTCTCGTTAATGGCGAACCGGTTAAGGGTATTTGTGAAAAACAGTTGTTTGCCTTTCATAAACCCATTGGGATGGACTGCAAAATCAATGCAAATGACCCAACGAGTATTATTCATGCTTTGCCAAGTGAAACGCGTCTTTATCCGATTGGCCGCTTAGATAAAGACAGCCGAGGCCTCATTTTGATCACCAACGATGGGGATTTATGCCATCGCTTGAATCATCCGGAACATCATGTCGAAAAAGAATACCACGTCACCGTCGACAAACCGTTAGATATGGATTTCTGCCACAAAATGGCGACAGGCATCCCGATTGACAACCAAATCACATGGCCCTGTGAGGTCTCGCTCCTTAGTGAAACCCAGTTTTGCATTGTGCTCAAACAAGGATTGAATCGGCAAATTCGCAAAATGGCCAAGTACTGTGGTTACCGTGTGATTGATCTGCAACGCGTGCGCATTGACAGCCTACAACTCGACCCTTTGATCTTACCTGAAGGTGCAATACAGCCATTAAATATTCATCTTTTTGATCATTAA
- a CDS encoding DUF484 family protein has product MNEQPLDKKVVTELQEHQVAAYLSRHPDFFRHHPYLLLELELHSDATGLPNLALQQQRLLREQTTELKTQIAQLIRYAKDNERVFKLFSECQRALWQCQSFAQLSQLVQTKLSEVPTICGCELLEFELRFTALVANRLNRRGNYLGRLSKDEQSLFFNKGDAQSVALYLLGDLKAPKAILALASTDPDHFAPDNDNLLINEFLRSLEQRLTELA; this is encoded by the coding sequence ATGAATGAGCAGCCCTTAGATAAAAAAGTGGTCACCGAATTGCAAGAACATCAAGTGGCAGCTTATCTGAGCCGTCACCCTGACTTCTTTCGTCATCACCCCTATTTATTGCTCGAGCTCGAATTACACAGCGATGCGACAGGACTGCCCAATTTAGCATTGCAGCAACAACGATTGCTACGCGAGCAAACAACGGAACTCAAGACGCAAATCGCTCAACTTATCCGTTATGCCAAAGACAATGAACGAGTCTTTAAGCTGTTTAGCGAATGTCAGCGTGCCTTGTGGCAATGCCAATCGTTTGCACAGCTCAGTCAACTCGTGCAAACAAAGCTCTCTGAAGTGCCAACCATTTGCGGCTGTGAATTGCTCGAGTTTGAACTTCGTTTTACTGCCTTAGTCGCGAATCGCTTAAATCGCCGTGGCAATTATTTAGGTCGATTAAGCAAAGATGAGCAATCGTTGTTTTTCAATAAAGGTGACGCACAGTCAGTAGCGCTTTATTTACTTGGTGATCTCAAAGCCCCTAAAGCCATTTTAGCGTTAGCCAGCACCGATCCTGATCATTTTGCGCCCGACAACGACAATTTACTCATTAACGAGTTTTTACGCTCTCTCGAACAGCGTCTAACTGAGCTTGCATGA
- a CDS encoding MBL fold metallo-hydrolase — protein sequence MERMVRCLFFLMLISPPVFAEKVVWRMETITSHLQVLFGRGGNIAVHVGDEGVYIVDDQFAALSEDIKRQINTIQPGLPEFVINTHFHGDHTGGNAPFATDGSHIVAHHHVRERLENAHGAGSTVLPRLTFGSDLTLHFNNEHAVIQHFEHAHTDGDAVVFFTVANAVHMGDLYFNTGSLPFVDVDSGGSVDGLLAALYTVHRRIGPSTTLIPGHGALGNKVDLERYIALIERARNRVLDAIMTDKTESAVLAADPLDELGLEYSSWLPKERVTRLFYRSLCNDACFK from the coding sequence ATGGAACGAATGGTCAGGTGTTTGTTTTTTCTCATGTTAATCTCACCGCCAGTTTTTGCTGAGAAAGTGGTATGGCGCATGGAGACAATAACGTCACACCTACAGGTTTTATTCGGTCGTGGCGGGAACATTGCGGTACACGTCGGAGATGAGGGAGTCTACATCGTAGATGACCAATTTGCGGCGTTGAGTGAGGACATCAAACGCCAAATAAATACCATTCAACCCGGGTTACCTGAGTTTGTGATTAATACTCATTTTCATGGTGATCACACTGGCGGAAACGCCCCATTTGCGACAGATGGCAGTCATATAGTCGCGCACCATCACGTCCGAGAGAGACTTGAAAACGCGCATGGTGCGGGGAGCACTGTTTTACCGCGTTTAACCTTCGGTTCAGATTTAACCCTGCATTTTAATAATGAACACGCCGTTATTCAGCATTTTGAACATGCGCACACCGATGGAGACGCTGTCGTGTTTTTCACGGTGGCCAATGCCGTTCACATGGGAGACTTGTACTTCAATACCGGGAGCTTGCCGTTTGTCGATGTGGATTCGGGTGGCTCTGTGGACGGCTTGTTAGCTGCTTTGTACACCGTGCATCGTCGTATCGGTCCCTCAACGACCCTGATCCCCGGACATGGTGCACTTGGAAATAAAGTCGATTTAGAGCGGTACATTGCGCTGATTGAGCGAGCAAGAAACCGAGTTTTAGATGCCATCATGACAGATAAAACGGAATCGGCAGTACTCGCGGCCGATCCGCTCGATGAGTTGGGACTGGAATACAGTTCATGGCTGCCTAAAGAACGAGTAACGCGATTATTTTACCGAAGCTTGTGTAATGACGCGTGTTTTAAATAA